In Patescibacteria group bacterium, one DNA window encodes the following:
- a CDS encoding NADH-ubiquinone oxidoreductase-F iron-sulfur binding region domain-containing protein yields the protein MQILRKINFKNLEKAKKLSPLKLIQKIKKSGLMGRGGANFSIGKKFQMTNPAKYLICNADESEPGRFKDRFILENNPELVIEGIYIAMYALSAKKCFIYLREEYKEFKDKLQKIINERNEFDIDIVIGAGSYICGEETAILNSIEGKRTESRQKPPYPSQFGLYGKKTCVNNIETLTRLPLIFEHDFDKDLLLFSLSGDIAKPGVYEEKQGITIGSIAKKYKATNTKAIFFCASGGVIPFNKNQILSYEEIEKTGAYFETGIIFLNKSRSIPDISRSIIQFFNDENCGKCLPCREGNFRLLQLFQVILKRKWRKEEFEMIKDLVDFIPNGSQCALGKSSTIHLKTAIKYFENEFQELTN from the coding sequence ATGCAAATACTAAGAAAAATAAATTTTAAAAATTTAGAAAAGGCAAAAAAATTGTCTCCACTAAAATTAATACAAAAAATAAAAAAATCAGGACTTATGGGTAGAGGTGGAGCAAATTTTTCTATTGGAAAAAAATTTCAAATGACAAATCCTGCAAAATATTTGATCTGTAATGCAGATGAAAGTGAACCAGGAAGATTCAAAGACAGATTTATATTAGAAAATAATCCAGAATTAGTAATAGAAGGAATTTATATCGCAATGTATGCGCTCAGCGCAAAAAAATGTTTTATATATTTAAGAGAAGAATATAAGGAATTTAAGGATAAACTTCAAAAAATTATAAACGAAAGAAACGAATTTGATATAGATATCGTAATTGGAGCTGGATCATATATTTGTGGTGAAGAAACTGCAATTTTAAACAGTATTGAAGGAAAAAGAACTGAGTCACGCCAAAAACCACCATACCCATCACAATTTGGTTTATATGGCAAAAAAACTTGTGTAAATAATATAGAAACTCTTACAAGACTTCCCCTTATATTTGAGCATGACTTTGATAAAGATTTATTGCTTTTTTCACTATCAGGAGATATTGCAAAACCAGGTGTCTATGAAGAAAAACAAGGAATCACAATAGGAAGTATTGCAAAAAAATATAAAGCAACAAATACAAAGGCAATATTTTTTTGTGCATCAGGAGGGGTTATTCCATTTAATAAAAATCAAATTTTATCATATGAAGAAATAGAAAAAACAGGTGCCTATTTTGAAACAGGAATTATATTTTTGAATAAATCAAGAAGTATACCAGACATATCAAGATCAATAATTCAATTTTTTAATGATGAAAATTGTGGAAAATGCCTTCCTTGTAGAGAAGGAAACTTTAGATTATTACAATTATTTCAAGTAATACTAAAACGTAAATGGAGAAAAGAAGAGTTTGAAATGATAAAAGATTTAGTTGATTTTATACCAAATGGATCCCAATGTGCTCTTGGTAAAAGCTCTACAATACATTTAAAAACTGCTATTAAATATTTTGAAAATGAATTTCAAGAATTAACAAATTAA
- a CDS encoding glycerophosphodiester phosphodiesterase family protein — protein MLIIGHRGAMGHEPENTLVSFEKAIKFGLKMIEFDVYKCKSEDIVIIHDDTLNRTTNGSGYIWNKTLKELKGLKIKNNIKSSTSTSRSIGQEIPTLIEALNLIDRKCKVNIELKGKNTAKPVFEIIKRQIEEEKWKYSDFLISSFSKKEIIEFQKFTKKIKTAICIKKTSLEIIEFAKKEKLYSIHPGLKCVNEKFVNLAHKNNFKIYVWTVNEKDDFEKMKKIKVDGIFTNYPDKFLKNIKSK, from the coding sequence ATGTTAATAATAGGTCACAGAGGCGCAATGGGTCATGAACCAGAAAACACACTGGTTTCTTTTGAAAAAGCTATAAAATTTGGCTTAAAAATGATTGAATTTGACGTTTATAAGTGTAAAAGTGAGGATATAGTAATAATACACGACGACACACTAAATAGGACTACAAATGGAAGTGGTTATATCTGGAATAAGACATTAAAAGAATTAAAAGGTTTAAAAATAAAAAATAATATAAAGAGCTCAACTAGTACATCCCGTTCAATTGGACAAGAAATTCCTACACTTATAGAAGCTCTTAATTTAATAGACAGAAAATGCAAAGTAAATATAGAATTAAAAGGTAAAAACACTGCAAAACCAGTATTTGAAATTATAAAAAGACAGATAGAAGAAGAAAAATGGAAATATAGTGATTTTCTAATATCTTCATTTAGTAAAAAAGAAATAATAGAATTTCAAAAATTTACAAAAAAAATAAAAACAGCAATCTGTATTAAAAAAACATCACTTGAAATTATAGAATTTGCAAAAAAAGAAAAACTTTATTCAATTCACCCAGGACTAAAATGTGTAAATGAAAAATTTGTAAATCTAGCACATAAAAATAATTTCAAAATATATGTTTGGACTGTAAATGAAAAAGATGATTTTGAAAAAATGAAAAAAATAAAAGTTGATGGAATATTTACAAATTATCCAGACAAATTTTTAAAAAACATTAAATCAAAATAA
- a CDS encoding NAD(P)H-dependent oxidoreductase subunit E, which translates to MAKKEKLIINSFHEIQDKNGFISEQDIKNVATEFHKSDAEIYEAISSYANFNLFKSKKRIVKICDSPSCHIKNGEKLIKKASEILNVKVGNEHGKVIIEACQCLSLCDKGPIMMIDNKIYTKVSEEKLEQIFKKEGLV; encoded by the coding sequence ATGGCTAAAAAAGAAAAATTAATAATAAATAGTTTTCACGAAATTCAAGACAAAAATGGTTTTATATCTGAACAAGATATAAAAAATGTTGCAACTGAATTTCACAAATCTGATGCTGAAATATACGAAGCAATTTCTTCTTATGCAAATTTTAATTTATTCAAATCAAAAAAAAGAATAGTAAAAATTTGTGATAGCCCAAGTTGTCATATAAAAAATGGCGAAAAATTAATAAAAAAAGCATCTGAAATATTAAATGTGAAAGTTGGAAATGAACATGGTAAAGTAATAATAGAAGCATGTCAATGTCTTAGTTTATGCGACAAAGGACCTATTATGATGATAGATAATAAAATTTATACAAAAGTTAGTGAGGAAAAATTAGAGCAAATATTTAAAAAAGAAGGATTAGTATAG
- a CDS encoding glycosyltransferase, with protein sequence MSDNDKKKILITTSTFPKWEMDTTPPFVYELSKRLVDDFQIFILAPYSTGSKKYEKIDGMDIYRYKYWFNSKNNLSDGAILPNLKKNKLFYLQIPFFLLFQFLAIKKIVKKEKINTIHAHWIIPQGFVAVLYKKIINKNIKILCTSHGADIFGLQKFNFLKKWILNNCTRLTVVSNAIKNEALKIGSKINTEVLPMGVDLDIFNPKNYSEEIKSKYNINGSFLLFVGRLSEKKGIKYLIEAMPRIIEKFPTTKLLIIGNGEEKNKLEKLSKTLNLENNIIFTGAIHNLELPKYYATADIFIGPSIITKNGDREGLPVTYMEAMASGSVLIGTNLDGNYDILDHEKTGIMIKQHNSVEISKYVIELLDNKDYREKLIKNSILKIENNYNWKIISKKYKELLK encoded by the coding sequence ATGTCAGATAATGATAAGAAAAAAATATTAATAACAACATCAACTTTTCCAAAATGGGAAATGGATACAACACCACCATTCGTCTATGAATTATCCAAAAGACTAGTAGATGATTTTCAAATATTTATTTTAGCTCCGTACTCAACTGGCTCAAAAAAATACGAAAAAATTGATGGAATGGATATATATAGGTATAAATACTGGTTTAACTCAAAAAATAATCTATCAGATGGAGCAATACTCCCAAATTTAAAAAAAAATAAATTATTTTATTTACAAATACCATTCTTTTTATTATTTCAATTTTTAGCCATAAAAAAGATAGTAAAAAAAGAAAAAATAAACACCATTCATGCACATTGGATAATTCCACAAGGATTTGTTGCCGTTTTGTATAAAAAAATTATAAATAAAAATATCAAAATACTATGCACAAGTCATGGTGCGGATATTTTTGGTTTACAAAAATTTAATTTTTTAAAAAAATGGATATTAAATAATTGCACAAGACTAACAGTTGTAAGTAATGCTATAAAAAATGAAGCTTTAAAAATTGGAAGTAAAATAAATACTGAAGTTTTACCTATGGGGGTTGATCTTGATATATTTAATCCCAAAAACTATTCAGAAGAAATAAAAAGTAAATATAATATCAATGGTTCATTTTTATTATTTGTAGGTAGATTAAGCGAAAAAAAAGGAATAAAATATTTAATTGAAGCAATGCCAAGAATAATAGAAAAATTTCCTACAACAAAATTATTAATAATTGGAAACGGAGAAGAAAAAAACAAATTAGAAAAATTATCAAAAACATTAAATTTAGAAAATAATATTATTTTTACTGGAGCGATTCATAATTTAGAATTACCAAAATATTATGCAACAGCTGATATATTTATAGGTCCATCAATCATTACTAAAAATGGAGATAGAGAAGGATTACCAGTAACATACATGGAAGCTATGGCTTCTGGATCTGTATTAATAGGAACAAATTTAGATGGAAATTATGATATACTTGATCATGAAAAAACTGGAATAATGATAAAACAACATAATTCTGTAGAGATAAGTAAATATGTTATAGAATTACTAGATAATAAAGACTACAGAGAAAAATTAATTAAAAATTCAATACTTAAAATTGAAAATAATTATAATTGGAAAATTATTTCTAAAAAATATAAAGAATTATTAAAATGA
- a CDS encoding GNAT family protein produces the protein MQIKGNKINLRPMKISDVDSIVENINDKLIARYTQRLPYPYFKKDAIDFIKKQKIGKDTKLNLGIQDKKSGKIIGGIGLDEINQKNKSAVLGYWLGKKYWGNKIMTEATKLIINYAFKNLKLQRIQATVMHPNIVSMKVLEKNGFKCEGILRKKILKNNKWMDIHVFGLLKNEFRK, from the coding sequence ATGCAAATAAAAGGCAATAAAATAAATCTCCGACCAATGAAAATTTCTGATGTAGATTCTATTGTAGAAAATATAAATGATAAATTAATAGCACGATACACACAAAGATTACCTTATCCATATTTTAAAAAAGATGCTATTGATTTTATTAAAAAACAAAAAATAGGAAAAGATACAAAATTAAATCTTGGAATACAGGACAAAAAATCAGGAAAAATAATTGGTGGGATAGGACTTGATGAAATAAATCAAAAAAACAAAAGCGCTGTTTTGGGATATTGGCTTGGAAAGAAATATTGGGGAAATAAAATAATGACAGAAGCTACAAAACTAATCATAAATTATGCTTTCAAAAATCTAAAACTTCAAAGAATACAAGCTACTGTAATGCATCCAAATATTGTATCTATGAAAGTTTTGGAAAAAAATGGCTTTAAATGTGAAGGAATACTTAGAAAAAAAATATTAAAAAATAATAAGTGGATGGATATTCATGTTTTTGGATTATTAAAAAATGAATTTAGAAAATAA
- a CDS encoding class I SAM-dependent methyltransferase yields MKEEKEIYNELHKIWDSGHNSGSPTYLVRKQLLDKQIKKILNNKVSVKILDLGCGTGDYIKTFEKYNIDYTGLDLSDYAIEKLKQKYKSYKFICDDLLKIEGNSKYDLIFMSEVLEHIENENLFLEKIYTLLNNNGILILSVPYDPKLWNYSDEQAQHKRRYTKKYLNDKLKENKFKPINLICYGFPFLRIYWFLTKNYRKNIQTRKYNKHSLLIKIIGKIFLLDKLFIKTNYGIGLISISKKN; encoded by the coding sequence ATGAAAGAAGAAAAAGAAATTTATAATGAATTGCATAAAATTTGGGACTCAGGTCACAACTCTGGATCACCAACTTATTTAGTTAGAAAACAATTATTAGACAAACAAATCAAAAAAATATTAAACAATAAAGTTAGTGTCAAAATTTTAGACTTAGGATGTGGAACTGGAGATTATATAAAAACTTTTGAGAAATATAATATAGATTATACCGGATTAGATCTGTCTGATTATGCTATAGAAAAATTGAAACAAAAATATAAATCTTACAAATTTATATGCGATGATTTATTAAAAATTGAAGGTAATTCTAAATATGATTTAATATTTATGAGTGAAGTTTTAGAACACATTGAAAATGAAAATTTATTTTTAGAAAAAATATACACATTATTAAATAATAATGGAATTCTTATATTAAGCGTTCCTTATGATCCTAAATTATGGAATTATTCTGATGAACAAGCGCAACACAAAAGAAGATATACTAAAAAATATTTAAATGATAAATTAAAAGAAAACAAATTTAAACCCATAAATCTAATTTGTTATGGATTTCCATTTCTAAGAATATATTGGTTTCTTACTAAAAATTATAGAAAAAATATACAGACTAGAAAATACAATAAACATTCATTATTAATAAAAATTATCGGAAAAATATTTCTATTAGATAAACTTTTTATTAAAACAAATTATGGAATTGGTCTTATATCTATTTCTAAAAAAAATTAA
- the ddlA gene encoding D-alanine--D-alanine ligase has translation MKKQTIAILFGGKSAEHEISLISAKNIINSIDKARYNTILIGIDKNGEWFLCDKNNYLINPNDPKKVKLIKSEVPLAIIVGKYDNQIIRLKDKKSIGKIDAVFPVLHGTFGEDGTVQGMLKLLNLPFVGVDMTGSAICMDKDITKRLLTEAKIPNSKFIVFKNYEKSKIKFSDIKKQLGMPLFVKPANAGSSVGISKVKNEIDFKNGINEAFKYDNKILIEEFISGREIECAVLGNDKPRASLIGEIISVDEFYSYKAKYIDEKGAILKAPTKLNKTTLKKVQSLAIQTYKTLVCEGMSRVDMFLTKNGKIVINEVNTIPGFTKISMYPKLWEQTGIPQKKLIDNLIQLAIERFENSKKIKTTFD, from the coding sequence ATGAAAAAACAAACAATAGCAATACTCTTCGGTGGAAAATCCGCAGAGCACGAAATATCACTCATTTCTGCAAAAAATATTATAAATTCAATAGACAAGGCAAGATATAATACAATTCTTATAGGAATTGATAAAAATGGCGAATGGTTTTTGTGCGACAAAAACAATTATCTTATAAATCCAAATGATCCAAAAAAAGTAAAACTTATAAAATCAGAAGTACCGCTTGCTATAATAGTTGGGAAATATGATAACCAAATAATAAGATTAAAGGATAAAAAATCTATTGGAAAAATTGATGCAGTATTTCCAGTATTACACGGAACATTTGGTGAAGATGGAACAGTTCAAGGAATGCTAAAATTATTAAATCTTCCATTTGTAGGAGTTGATATGACAGGCTCTGCAATTTGTATGGATAAAGATATCACAAAAAGATTATTAACTGAAGCAAAAATTCCAAATTCAAAGTTTATTGTTTTTAAAAATTATGAAAAATCAAAAATAAAGTTTAGTGATATAAAAAAACAATTAGGCATGCCTTTGTTTGTAAAACCAGCAAATGCAGGATCTTCTGTTGGAATAAGTAAAGTTAAAAACGAAATAGACTTCAAAAATGGAATAAATGAAGCATTTAAATATGACAACAAAATATTAATTGAAGAATTTATCAGTGGCAGAGAAATAGAATGCGCAGTACTTGGAAATGACAAACCACGTGCATCTTTGATTGGAGAAATTATTTCTGTAGATGAATTTTATTCTTACAAGGCGAAGTATATTGATGAGAAAGGAGCTATTTTAAAAGCTCCTACAAAATTAAACAAAACAACTCTAAAAAAAGTTCAAAGCTTAGCAATACAAACTTATAAAACACTAGTTTGTGAAGGAATGAGTAGAGTTGATATGTTTCTTACGAAAAATGGAAAAATTGTAATAAATGAAGTAAATACAATTCCTGGATTTACAAAAATATCAATGTATCCAAAACTATGGGAACAAACTGGAATTCCACAAAAAAAACTCATAGACAATCTAATACAACTAGCGATTGAAAGATTTGAAAATAGTAAAAAGATAAAAACTACTTTTGATTAA